The Bacillus sp. NEB1478 genome contains the following window.
CTAAATGACCCTAAAGACTCTCTTTTTGTTTTTTGATGAAGGATTACTATTAAATAGGGATGATATCAGAAAAAAGAATTATTCTTCCTATCACATAAATCAAAGCGACACTTAGTGATAAAAAAATAGATAGTTGATTGTTTTGAAAGAATCTTAGAGCTACAAGATAACCAAAATAAGCAAACATGAACAATAATACAGTTTCATAAAAAGAATGATCATGGTGCGATAGGTAAAGAACTAGAGAGTAACCGCACCAAATCGTGATTTGAGTAATTACACAAATAAATATATTCATTCTGCCCTCCATCACATACTATTATTAAATCGTATGAGACAACTTACAGAATAAGTCGTGGAGACCACTCAAACTTAATAAGATCTTCTAAACAAAAAACCCCTTTGTGAATGTATCACAAAGGGGTTTTTATTGATGCGTTATTTAACAATATGAACCGGCAATCCGATTGCAACTTCTGCAGCTTCCATTGCAATTTCTCCGAATGTTGGATGTGCATGAATAGTCATAGCAATATCTTCAGCAGTCATTCCTGCTTCAATTGCAAGACCTAATTCAGCAATCATATCAGATGCATTTCCACCTGCAATTTGAGCTCCTAGTACAAGTCCATCTTCTTTACGAGTGATTAGTTTCATGAAACCATCTGTCTCGTTCATAGATAGAGCACGTCCGTTAGCTGCAAATGGGAATTTAGATACAGTTACTTCAAATCCTGCATCTTTAGCAGATTTTTCATCATAACCGACTGTAGCAAGTTCAGGATCTGTAAATACAACTGCAGGAATCGCCATATAGTCAATTTCTGCTGCATGTCCGCTGATCACTTCAGCTGCCACTTTACCTTCATAAGAAGCTTTGTGAGCTAGAGCTGGACCTTCTACTACATCACCTATTGCATAGATGCCGTTAACACTCGTTTGAGCCTTTTTGTTGATTTTGATCAAACCGCGTTCTGACATTTCTACGCCAACTTGCTCAAGACCAAGCTCTTCAGTATTTGGACGGCGACCAACTGTAATAAGAACATAATCAGCTTCAAAAGTTTTAGACTCACCTTTGATTTCTGCTGTTACTGTTACTCCATCTTTAGTTTCTTCAACGCCTTTAGCCATTGCTTCTGTGAACACTTCCACATTGCCTTTTTTCTTTAAGCGTTTAGATACTACTTGGCTCATTTGCTTTTCAAAACCAGGAAGGATTTGTTTACCGCCTTCTAGGATTGTTACTTCTGTACCAAAGTTAGCATAAGCTGTTCCAAGCTCCATTCCGATGTAACCGCCGCCGATTACAACCATCTTCTTAGGAACTTCTTTAAGTGCAAGTGCTCCTGTAGAAGAAATGACACGGTCACTCCATTTGAATCCTGGGATTTCAATCGGACGGGAACCCGTAGCAATAATAGCGTTTTTAAATGTGTAAGTTTGAGAATTCTTTTCATCCATGATACGAACCGTATTTTCGTTAACGAAATATGCTTCACCACGAATGATTTCTACTTTATTTCCTTTTAGAAGACCTTCAACCCCGCCAGTAAGCTTCTTAACAATACCTGCTTTCCAGTCTTGGACTTTGCTGAAATCAACTGTTACATTTTCAGCTTTAATCCCCATATCTTCAGAGTGTTTTGCGTGTTCAACACGATGACCTGCATTTATTAAAGCTTTTGATGGAATACAACCGACATTTAGACAAACGCCGCCCATCTCGCCTTTTTCCGCAATAGCCACTTTTTGTCCTAATTGTGCAGCACGAATTGCGGCTACATATCCCCCAGGACCTGAACCAATAACAAGTGTGTCTAACTCAATCGGAAAATCTCCTACTACCATCGAATTACGCCTCCATTACTAATAGTTGTGGATCGTTCAACAAACGCTTAATGTGATTCAATGCATTTTGTGCAGTTGCTCCATCGATTAGACGGTGGTCAAAGCTTAGAGAAAGAGCTAATACTGGTGCAACAACAACTTCTCCATCTTTAACAACTGCTTTCTCAGCGATACGGCCAATACCAAGGATCGCTACTTCTGGGTGGTTAATAACTGGTGTGAACCATTGTCCGCCGGCAGAACCGATATTAGTGATCGTACAAGTTCCGCCCTTCATTTCATCACCAGAAAGCTTCCCATCACGAGCCTTTGTAGCAAGTTCGTTAATTTCAGAAGAGATCTTGAAGATAGATTTGCGATCCGCTTCTTTAACAACTGGAACCATTAATCCATTATCTGTATCAGCTGCAATACCGATGTTGAAATAGTGCTTGTACACGATTTCTTCATTTGCATCATCGATTGATGCATTCAACACTGGATATTCACGAAGAGCTGAAGTCAATGCTTTTACCACATATGGAAGATAAGTCAGCTTAATTCCCTTATCAGCCGCAACTTGTTTGAACTTCTTACGGTGTGCAACAAGATCAGTAACGTCCACTTCATCCATAAGTGTAACATGTGGAGCAGTATGTTTGGAGTTCACCATCGCTTTTGAAATCGCTTTACGGATTCCTTTGATCTTTTCTCGAGTTTCCATTTCACCAGCTGGAATGGCTTTAGGAGCTTCTTTCTTAGCTGTGTCAGCCTTTTGATCAGTTTGTTCAGCTTTAGGAGCTTCAGGAGCAGCTTCTCCTCCACCGCTTACGAATTTGTCGATATCTTCTTTAAGTACACGGCCGTTGTCTCCAGAACCGCTGACTTTACGAATATCAATCTCTTTTTCGCGGGCATACTTGCGTACAGAAGGCATTGCAATCACGCGCTTCGTTTCATCAACTGGCTCATCTTTTGCAGTGTCTTCCGTTTTTTCAACTTTGTCATCTGATTTGTCAGTTGCTTTTGCTTGATCAGCCGTCACTTCTTTTTCTTCTTTCGCTTTTGGCTGTTCAGGTGCTTCTTCACTGTCACCATGTGCAGATGGAGGGATTTCTCCCTCAGCTTCGATAGTTAAGAGTACATCACCAACAACTGATACTGTACCTTCGTCAACTTTTAATTCTAAAATTTTACCGTCTACTGGAGATGGGATTTCAACTACGGCTTTGTCGTTTTGAACTTCTAGCAGGATATCATCTTCTTTAATTGCATCCCCTGCTTTTACAAACCACTTTACTATCTCACCTTCGTGAATTCCTTCACCAATATCGGGAAGCTTAAATTCAAATGCCAAGATTAACGCCTCCTATTTGTTTCAATCTATTTTTTTCATTGATGTGAAAAGGCTGAAAGAAGCAGTCTTATGCAGACAACTCTTTCAGCTAACATTTAATTTTTATTTTAGAAATTGTAGACTTTCTTTGCTTTCTCTACAATATCACGATGATCTGGAAGCCAAACATCCTCAGCAGACGCAAATGGGAATACTGTATCTGGTGCAGTTACACGCAATACAGGAGCTTCCAAGCTAAGAATTGCACGGTCATTAATTTCAGCTACTACAAACGCACCGATACCAGCTTGTTTTTGTGCTTCTTGAACCACGATTGCACGACCTGTCTTTTCAACAGATGCAACAATCGTCTCAATATCAATAGGGCTGATCGTACGAAGGTCAATAACTTCAGCAGAAATACCGTCTTTTTCAAGCTCTTCCGCTGCTTTTAACGAAGCATGAACCATTGCTCCATAAGTAATGATAGAAACATCTTTACCTTCACGTTTCACATCAGCTTTTCCGATTTCAATTGTGTATTCTTCCTCTGGCACTTCACCACGGAAGGAACGATACAACTTCATGTGCTCTAAGAACACAACCGGATCATTATCACGGATCGCTGAGATTAATAGACCTTTCGCATCATATGGAGTTGCAGGAATAACAACTTTAAGCCCTGGCGTTTGATACATTAACCCTTCAAGGTTGTCTGCATGCAATTCAGGCGTTTTAACTCCGCCGCCGAATGGTGAACGAATCGTTACAGGAGAATTATAAACTCCACCAGAACGGTAACGCATACGAGCCATTTGAGCAGCTACTGAATCAAATACTTCAAATACAAAACCGAAGAATTGAATTTCCATAACTGGACGGAAACCAGTAAGCCCAAGACCTATTGCAAGTCCCCCAATTCCAGACTCTGCAAGAGGAGTATCGAATACACGGTCTTCCCCAAATTCTTTTTGAAGGCCTTCAGTCGCACGGAATACTCCACCGTTTTGACCGACGTCTTCACCAAATACAAGCACATTTTCATTGTTTTTCAATTCAGTGCGCATTGCGTCTGTAATTGCTTGAATCATGGTCATTTGAGCCATATTATTTCGACTCCTTTGCTGTATATTCTTCTAATTGCTCACGAAGGTTAAATGGCACTTCTTCAAACATGAAGTTAATAAGATCTGTAACTTTTTGTTTTGGAGCTCCATCAGCTTTCTTAATCGCTGCTTTAATATCTTCCTTTGCCTGATCAACTACTTCATTTTCTTTTTCTTCAGTCCAAAGGTTTTTCTTTTCCAAGAATTTACGGAAACGTACAAGAGGATCTTTCTTTTCCCATTCGCTATCCAAATCCTTTGTACGGTAGCGAGTAGGATCATCTCCAGCCATTGTGTGAGGTCCATAACGATATGTTAAAGTCTCGATTAAAGTAGGTCCTTCACCATCAATTGCACGGTCGCGTGCTTCTTTCGTAGCTGCATAAACTGCTAGCACGTCCATACCGTCAACTTGGATGCCTTCGATTCCAGCTGCAACTGCTTTTTGTGCAATTGTTTTTGCTGCAGATTGCTTTTCAACTGGTACTGAGATAGCAAAACGGTTATTTTGAACAACAAAGATTGTGTTCGCTTTGTATGCTCCAGCAAAGTTAAGACCTTCATAGAAGTCACCTTGTGATGCTCCACCGTCACCTGTGTATGTGATACAAACATTCTTTTTATCTTTTTTCTTTAAACCAAAACCAACACCGGCAGCTTGAATGATTTGTGCACCGATAATGATTTGCGGCATCAATACATTTACTTCTTCAGGAATCTGACCGCCTTGGAAGTGTCCGCGTGACCATAAAAATGCTTGGTATAAAGGAAATCCGTGAAATACGATTTGAGGAATATCACGGTACCCCGGTAAAATCCAATCTTCTTTATCTAAAGCAAATTGTGATCCGAGCATAGATGCTTCTTGCCCGGCTACTGGTGCATAAAAACCTAAACGTCCTTGTCTGTTTAATGAAATAGCACGCTGATCCCAAATTCGAGTGTAAACCATGCGACGCATAATTTCTTGGAGCTGTTCATCAGATAAGTCAGGCATTGCTGATTCATTAACTACTTCTCCATCTTCAGAAAGAATTTGAAAAGTTTCAAATTGATCTTGAACAGCATCAATTGTTTTCGCCATGAAAAATCACCTCTTCCTTTCTTTTACCCTGTCAAATTTCCCTATCTATAAAAAGTTGCACATATTTTACAGGTTGCCCAAAGCACTACATTTTTAAGACAGGTTTAATATATTAAAGGTTTTTAGGCATGCCTATATGTCCAATAAAAGTTTTCCCTTGTATGCAAGAGCTAAACCAATTGGAGGCATCCTAACTGTATTACTTCAAATATGTATTTATAGTAACACAATATCCCTTTGCACGTAAATTAGTTTACACTAGGCATTTTAGTCCGTCAATCCTTATGATAAATATGATTTTCGACAACTTCCAGACCAGCTTTTCCTATTCCTGTAATCGCTGTATTATAAAACTGTTTCATATGTTAATCTATTCTGTATCAGTCTTAAAACAGTTAAGTGAAAACTGATTTGTATTTTATAAGAATGAAGACTAATTATTAATTTGAGTTCTTTTTTACAAAAAATGTTCTATGTTATGATAAGAGCAGATTGCATAAAAAACATATTAGGTCGCCGGAGGTTTTGCGTGTGTTAACTATGAAAGATATTGTGAGGGAAGGACATCCCGTTCTTAGACAAAAAGCTGCCGAAGTTTCTCAGCCATTTTCAGAGGAAGATGTAGCTATTGCAAATCAACTCCTTGAATATGTAAAGAACAGCCAAGATCCCGAAATTTCTCTAAAACATAAACTTAGACCTGGCATCGGGCTCGCAGCTCCTCAAATCGGAGTATCCAAAAGGATCTTCGCTATGCATGTAACAGATGATGAAGGAAACTTGTTTAGTTATGCATTAATCAATCCTAAGTTAATGAGTCATTCCGTGAAAATGACGTATTTAGATGGCGGTGAAGGCTGTTTATCAGTAGACCGCGACGTTCCAGGACTCGTCCCCCGCTACGCCAAAGTAACCGTTAAAGGCTACACCCCTGATGGTTCCTTAGTAGAGTTGAAATTGAAAGGTCTCCCTGGTATTTGTATTCAACATGAAATGGACCACTTGGATGGAATCATGTTTTATGATCGGATAGACGATAAGCAGCCCTTTGAACCACCTTCAAATTCAGCAACAGTTCGTTAATTATGAAAAAGCTGGCTTATACACGATAAATACGTGGATAGCCAGCTTTTTTGCACCCAAATCTTCTTTTAATAAGTATATTCACACAAGGATAAACACACCTTCTTTTCTAGGCTGTTCGATTATGCTCGATCGATGCTGATACTGCAGATTTTTTTCTTCCGGTTAAATAAACCCCAAGGAAAATTAAGAATAAGCCAAGAAAGGCAATAGGCGGAATTTTTTCATTAAGCAATACACTTCCCCAAATGACAGCTGAAACCGGTACAAGATAGGTTACTAAAGCAGCGAATTCAGCTGATCCTGCTGAAATCATATAATAAAAGAGTAAGTAAGCTAGACCAGAGCCAAATATTCCTAAACCCAGTAAAGAAAAAACAGCTTCATTCGTTACAGTTTGAATCGGTATATGCCACCCACCTGTAAACAACATAATCATCCCACTAATTATTGAGCCTACAATTAAAGTAGCCAATGCAGTGATCCATACAGACGTTAACTGAAGATGCTTTTTAGCATATTGCGAACTAAACCCATAACAGCAAGTTGCAGAAAGCATTAACAAAATACCTATTATCAATTCATTTTTTGATAGGCCCGGTGTATTAGCACCCATTAAAAAAATAATTCCCACAAATCCGACCATGACACCCGTCCATTGTTTCCACTTCATCTTAACAGAGAAAAAAAGGACCCCCATCATTGCAGTCCAAATCGGAGTGGTTGCATTTAGGATTGCTGTATAACCGCTATCCAAGAAGGTTTCACTTATAGCAATCAACCCCCAAGGTAATCCAGCATTTAGTAATCCTACAAAAAATAAAGATTTCAATGGAAGTGCTTTTATATTTATTTTCTGTCTGCGCAATAAAATAATCGGGAGGATTGTTAACGCCCCAAGAACACATCGAATGAAAACAATCTGCCAAGGATCAAACACTTCTAATAAGACTTTAATAAATAAAAATGACATCCCCCAGATCAGACTCAGGGTAAAAAGAGCAGAATAAAGTTTCATAATACCTCCTAGTTATAAAAGCTGAAGCGGCTCGTTTAAAAGCGACAAGCACAAAAGTTTTTGAGTGTGAACAAGCTTTTTGTGTTCCTCAAAAAAACGTTGTGAACTCGAGCTTTTAGCCGCTGAAGCTGGATATATATATAAATGCTGAAATGACCGTTTAGTCCCGACAAAGAAAACACAGTTTACGTAGTTTGGAAACTGATGTTGCACTTGTGCCTGTGGTGTCAGCACTTAACTCTTGACTGACGACACGCTTTTTGTGTCTTAGGAAAGAGGAAAGTGACCTCGAGGGACTGGTCATTGAAGTTGGGTAAATAAAAGCTGAAACAGCTCATTGATTTAC
Protein-coding sequences here:
- the lpdA gene encoding dihydrolipoyl dehydrogenase, with translation MVVGDFPIELDTLVIGSGPGGYVAAIRAAQLGQKVAIAEKGEMGGVCLNVGCIPSKALINAGHRVEHAKHSEDMGIKAENVTVDFSKVQDWKAGIVKKLTGGVEGLLKGNKVEIIRGEAYFVNENTVRIMDEKNSQTYTFKNAIIATGSRPIEIPGFKWSDRVISSTGALALKEVPKKMVVIGGGYIGMELGTAYANFGTEVTILEGGKQILPGFEKQMSQVVSKRLKKKGNVEVFTEAMAKGVEETKDGVTVTAEIKGESKTFEADYVLITVGRRPNTEELGLEQVGVEMSERGLIKINKKAQTSVNGIYAIGDVVEGPALAHKASYEGKVAAEVISGHAAEIDYMAIPAVVFTDPELATVGYDEKSAKDAGFEVTVSKFPFAANGRALSMNETDGFMKLITRKEDGLVLGAQIAGGNASDMIAELGLAIEAGMTAEDIAMTIHAHPTFGEIAMEAAEVAIGLPVHIVK
- a CDS encoding dihydrolipoamide acetyltransferase family protein, with amino-acid sequence MAFEFKLPDIGEGIHEGEIVKWFVKAGDAIKEDDILLEVQNDKAVVEIPSPVDGKILELKVDEGTVSVVGDVLLTIEAEGEIPPSAHGDSEEAPEQPKAKEEKEVTADQAKATDKSDDKVEKTEDTAKDEPVDETKRVIAMPSVRKYAREKEIDIRKVSGSGDNGRVLKEDIDKFVSGGGEAAPEAPKAEQTDQKADTAKKEAPKAIPAGEMETREKIKGIRKAISKAMVNSKHTAPHVTLMDEVDVTDLVAHRKKFKQVAADKGIKLTYLPYVVKALTSALREYPVLNASIDDANEEIVYKHYFNIGIAADTDNGLMVPVVKEADRKSIFKISSEINELATKARDGKLSGDEMKGGTCTITNIGSAGGQWFTPVINHPEVAILGIGRIAEKAVVKDGEVVVAPVLALSLSFDHRLIDGATAQNALNHIKRLLNDPQLLVMEA
- a CDS encoding alpha-ketoacid dehydrogenase subunit beta; translation: MAQMTMIQAITDAMRTELKNNENVLVFGEDVGQNGGVFRATEGLQKEFGEDRVFDTPLAESGIGGLAIGLGLTGFRPVMEIQFFGFVFEVFDSVAAQMARMRYRSGGVYNSPVTIRSPFGGGVKTPELHADNLEGLMYQTPGLKVVIPATPYDAKGLLISAIRDNDPVVFLEHMKLYRSFRGEVPEEEYTIEIGKADVKREGKDVSIITYGAMVHASLKAAEELEKDGISAEVIDLRTISPIDIETIVASVEKTGRAIVVQEAQKQAGIGAFVVAEINDRAILSLEAPVLRVTAPDTVFPFASAEDVWLPDHRDIVEKAKKVYNF
- the pdhA gene encoding pyruvate dehydrogenase (acetyl-transferring) E1 component subunit alpha translates to MAKTIDAVQDQFETFQILSEDGEVVNESAMPDLSDEQLQEIMRRMVYTRIWDQRAISLNRQGRLGFYAPVAGQEASMLGSQFALDKEDWILPGYRDIPQIVFHGFPLYQAFLWSRGHFQGGQIPEEVNVLMPQIIIGAQIIQAAGVGFGLKKKDKKNVCITYTGDGGASQGDFYEGLNFAGAYKANTIFVVQNNRFAISVPVEKQSAAKTIAQKAVAAGIEGIQVDGMDVLAVYAATKEARDRAIDGEGPTLIETLTYRYGPHTMAGDDPTRYRTKDLDSEWEKKDPLVRFRKFLEKKNLWTEEKENEVVDQAKEDIKAAIKKADGAPKQKVTDLINFMFEEVPFNLREQLEEYTAKESK
- the def gene encoding peptide deformylase; the protein is MLTMKDIVREGHPVLRQKAAEVSQPFSEEDVAIANQLLEYVKNSQDPEISLKHKLRPGIGLAAPQIGVSKRIFAMHVTDDEGNLFSYALINPKLMSHSVKMTYLDGGEGCLSVDRDVPGLVPRYAKVTVKGYTPDGSLVELKLKGLPGICIQHEMDHLDGIMFYDRIDDKQPFEPPSNSATVR
- a CDS encoding DMT family transporter translates to MKLYSALFTLSLIWGMSFLFIKVLLEVFDPWQIVFIRCVLGALTILPIILLRRQKINIKALPLKSLFFVGLLNAGLPWGLIAISETFLDSGYTAILNATTPIWTAMMGVLFFSVKMKWKQWTGVMVGFVGIIFLMGANTPGLSKNELIIGILLMLSATCCYGFSSQYAKKHLQLTSVWITALATLIVGSIISGMIMLFTGGWHIPIQTVTNEAVFSLLGLGIFGSGLAYLLFYYMISAGSAEFAALVTYLVPVSAVIWGSVLLNEKIPPIAFLGLFLIFLGVYLTGRKKSAVSASIEHNRTA